Proteins co-encoded in one Armatimonadota bacterium genomic window:
- a CDS encoding DUF2207 domain-containing protein, translated as MRRGGRRDALALAALAAVLGGLAAGAAWATSYDHPSVDVSFRLLPDGSADAQEVRAFRFEGTFSWAEVRRSTRGRYGTYGLRYVGVWDADTGDALPFTQRREGDEEVLRWTYHARDTTKRFQIRYRITHAVQRYADVAQFYWQAVEGDHAPIGVVRVTVSLPRPNPNLFKVFVHSRTEPGDLEIAPDLASARVQVRRVPQDSFVEVRALLDPALFPAAPLLRSETYESLLEDERRQVAGELRQGAGALRRAADLVLVALALVGAYVWTYLRYGREPPISYEGIYEREPPRAIPPAVVSAILAQSRARPEDLARGFAATLLEAARLGYLEVEERESAGLLGTGLFRDTDLVYRLTDKGRALLAARAVDRARDERALEPFEVEILQVVFRRAGAEDEVTSDQIEAWGRRMEGRKSTFLRFVEAWGATLRRWFEERHFPLDDRRSETARNVFMLGLFGLMVGAFWVAPGSLAVVLPVGFPLLGLAAKSLSRRTADAALEVKRWDAFRRFMADFSAMKDAGPALLPLWDTYLVYATALGVAERLLENLKRVAVDLGHPPPRARWFRSGSAADGPQAAGVGSLDAMVRSFRNFQNLSRALTTASRTGGGFGRGGGGGGGGGRSRAG; from the coding sequence ATGAGACGCGGGGGAAGGCGGGACGCGCTTGCGCTGGCGGCGCTGGCCGCCGTGCTGGGCGGACTCGCGGCCGGTGCCGCGTGGGCCACGTCGTACGACCACCCCTCGGTGGACGTCTCGTTCCGCCTCCTGCCCGACGGGTCCGCCGACGCCCAGGAAGTCCGGGCCTTCCGCTTCGAGGGAACGTTCTCGTGGGCGGAGGTGCGGCGGTCCACGAGGGGCAGGTACGGCACCTACGGGCTCCGCTACGTGGGCGTCTGGGACGCCGACACCGGCGACGCCCTGCCGTTCACCCAGCGGCGGGAGGGGGACGAGGAGGTCCTGCGGTGGACGTACCACGCGCGGGATACCACGAAGCGCTTCCAGATCCGCTACCGCATCACGCACGCGGTGCAGCGCTACGCGGACGTCGCGCAGTTCTACTGGCAGGCGGTGGAAGGCGACCACGCGCCCATCGGGGTGGTCCGCGTCACCGTCTCCCTGCCGCGGCCCAACCCCAACCTGTTCAAGGTGTTCGTCCACAGCCGTACGGAGCCCGGGGACCTGGAGATCGCCCCCGACCTCGCCAGCGCGCGCGTGCAGGTGCGGCGGGTGCCGCAGGACTCCTTCGTGGAAGTGCGGGCCTTGCTGGACCCGGCCCTGTTCCCCGCAGCGCCCCTGCTGCGCAGCGAGACCTACGAGAGCCTGCTGGAAGACGAGCGCCGCCAGGTGGCGGGAGAACTGCGCCAGGGGGCAGGAGCTTTGAGGAGGGCCGCCGACCTCGTCCTGGTGGCGCTGGCCCTGGTGGGGGCCTACGTGTGGACGTACCTGAGATATGGCCGCGAGCCGCCGATCTCCTACGAGGGGATTTACGAGCGCGAGCCGCCGAGAGCGATCCCGCCCGCGGTGGTGTCGGCCATCCTGGCGCAGTCTCGCGCCCGGCCCGAGGACCTCGCGCGGGGCTTCGCCGCCACGTTGCTGGAGGCCGCGCGTCTGGGCTACCTGGAGGTGGAGGAACGCGAGAGCGCGGGGCTCCTGGGCACGGGGCTGTTTCGCGACACGGACCTGGTGTACCGGCTCACGGACAAAGGACGGGCGCTGCTTGCGGCCCGTGCGGTGGACCGTGCGCGGGACGAGCGAGCCCTGGAGCCCTTCGAGGTGGAGATCCTGCAGGTGGTGTTCCGGCGGGCCGGGGCCGAGGACGAGGTTACCAGCGACCAGATCGAGGCCTGGGGCAGGCGGATGGAGGGCCGGAAGAGCACGTTCCTGCGTTTCGTGGAGGCGTGGGGAGCCACCCTGCGGCGGTGGTTCGAGGAGCGCCACTTCCCCCTGGACGACCGGCGGAGCGAGACGGCGCGGAACGTGTTCATGCTGGGGCTCTTCGGCCTCATGGTCGGCGCGTTCTGGGTAGCGCCGGGGAGCCTGGCTGTCGTGCTCCCGGTGGGGTTCCCGCTCCTGGGGCTGGCGGCGAAGAGCCTGTCGCGCCGGACCGCCGACGCCGCCCTCGAGGTCAAACGCTGGGACGCCTTCCGCCGCTTCATGGCCGACTTCTCCGCGATGAAGGACGCGGGTCCCGCGCTGCTGCCGCTCTGGGACACGTACCTGGTGTACGCTACAGCCCTGGGGGTGGCCGAAAGACTGCTGGAGAACCTCAAGCGGGTCGCCGTCGACCTGGGCCACCCTCCGCCGCGGGCGCGGTGGTTCCGCTCGGGCTCGGCAGCCGATGGGCCGCAGGCCGCTGGGGTCGGATCGCTCGACGCCATGGTGCGGTCGTTCCGGAACTTCCAGAACCTGTCCAGGGCCCTGACCACGGCGTCGCGCACGGGTGGCGGGTTCGGCAGGGGCGGGGGAGGCGGAGGGGGCGGGGGGCGCAGCCGGGCGGGGTAG
- a CDS encoding nuclear transport factor 2 family protein, whose translation MASAGDALIRRQVDALNRHDLDALMATYAEAAVLEYPASPPVHGKAAIRRAYEQFFADWDETVTLGHVVAAGAVVAAEGVVAGRHRTIHLKIPGRVPVTPPRTYRHGFAAFWEIQDGLVVRHRVYYDARELVKQLLGPR comes from the coding sequence GTGGCGTCTGCCGGCGACGCGTTGATCCGCCGTCAGGTCGACGCCCTCAACCGCCACGATCTCGACGCCCTGATGGCGACGTATGCCGAGGCGGCAGTGCTCGAGTACCCGGCCAGCCCGCCGGTCCACGGGAAGGCCGCCATCCGCCGGGCCTACGAGCAGTTCTTCGCCGACTGGGACGAGACGGTCACCCTCGGCCACGTGGTGGCCGCAGGGGCCGTGGTCGCCGCAGAGGGCGTGGTGGCCGGGCGCCACCGGACGATCCACCTGAAGATCCCGGGTCGCGTCCCGGTGACCCCGCCCCGCACCTACCGGCACGGCTTCGCTGCCTTCTGGGAGATCCAGGACGGGCTGGTGGTGCGCCACCGCGTCTACTACGACGCCCGCGAGCTGGTCAAGCAGCTGCTGGGGCCGCGGTGA
- a CDS encoding RidA family protein: MPTKDVIRSDGAPLPIGPYSQAIRAGGVLYLSGQIPLDPATGQLAGTDIKTQTRRVLDNLRAVLEAAGSSLDRVVKTTVYLKDLADFGAMNEEYAAYFRDLPPARTTVQVARLPRDALVMIECIALG; the protein is encoded by the coding sequence ATGCCGACCAAGGACGTGATTCGCAGCGACGGCGCGCCCCTGCCCATCGGCCCGTACTCGCAGGCGATCCGGGCAGGCGGCGTCCTCTACCTCTCGGGGCAGATCCCGCTCGACCCGGCCACTGGGCAACTCGCCGGCACCGACATCAAGACCCAGACGCGGCGCGTCCTGGACAACCTGCGGGCGGTGCTGGAGGCGGCGGGCTCGTCGCTGGACCGCGTCGTCAAGACGACGGTCTACCTCAAGGACCTGGCCGACTTCGGCGCGATGAACGAAGAGTACGCGGCGTACTTCCGCGACCTGCCGCCAGCGCGCACCACGGTGCAGGTCGCCAGGCTGCCCCGCGACGCGCTGGTCATGATCGAGTGCATCGCCCTCGGGTAG
- a CDS encoding ornithine cyclodeaminase family protein, with protein MPLILSAAQVRDLLDMREAIDACAQALAELSAGQAVMPVRTTTAVPPHAGAMLSMPAYLGRADALGSKIVTVYARNPERGLPTILAVVLVHDPATGAVLAIMDGATLTAVRTAAASGAATRHLATPGPKVLAVLGAGVQGRSHLWAMREVAQVTRCRIYSRTRAKAEAFQRDLEPRFGVPIDVVDSAEAAVRDADLVVLATTAVQPIVRWEWFRPGCHINAVGSHAPTARELDSETVARARVVVDSREAIFTECGDVLIPLQEGRITRDHVADELGEVIEGTKPGRTHPDQVTLFKSVGVAVEDVATAALVYRKALARGVGTMVDL; from the coding sequence ATGCCCCTGATCCTCTCCGCCGCCCAGGTCCGTGACCTGCTGGACATGCGCGAGGCCATCGACGCCTGCGCCCAGGCGCTGGCCGAGCTCTCCGCCGGCCAGGCTGTGATGCCCGTGCGCACCACCACCGCCGTGCCCCCCCACGCCGGCGCGATGCTCTCCATGCCGGCCTACCTCGGCCGGGCCGATGCGCTGGGCAGCAAGATCGTCACCGTCTATGCCCGCAACCCGGAGCGCGGCCTGCCCACCATCCTCGCCGTGGTGCTCGTCCACGATCCCGCCACGGGCGCGGTGCTGGCGATCATGGACGGTGCCACCCTCACCGCCGTGCGCACGGCGGCCGCGTCGGGGGCCGCCACGCGCCACCTGGCTACGCCCGGGCCCAAGGTCCTGGCCGTGCTGGGCGCTGGCGTGCAGGGGCGAAGCCACCTGTGGGCGATGCGCGAGGTGGCGCAGGTGACCCGCTGTCGGATCTACTCGCGGACCCGGGCGAAGGCCGAGGCGTTCCAGCGCGACCTCGAACCGCGCTTCGGCGTGCCCATCGACGTGGTCGACTCCGCGGAAGCGGCCGTGCGGGATGCCGATCTGGTCGTGCTGGCCACGACCGCCGTGCAGCCCATCGTGCGCTGGGAGTGGTTCCGCCCGGGCTGCCACATCAACGCCGTAGGCTCCCACGCCCCCACCGCGCGCGAACTCGACAGCGAGACCGTGGCGCGGGCGCGGGTCGTGGTGGACTCGCGCGAGGCCATCTTCACCGAGTGCGGCGACGTCCTGATCCCGCTGCAGGAAGGCCGCATCACCCGCGACCACGTCGCGGACGAGCTCGGCGAGGTGATCGAGGGGACGAAGCCGGGGCGCACGCACCCCGACCAGGTCACGCTCTTCAAGTCGGTGGGCGTGGCGGTCGAAGACGTGGCCACCGCCGCGCTGGTCTACCGGAAGGCCCTGGCCCGTGGCGTCGGCACCATGGTGGACCTGTAG
- the rsrA gene encoding mycothiol system anti-sigma-R factor → MSEIDCHELLRQLWTYLDGEADAPLCEDLQRHIARCLPCRQHAEFERRLREIIQYKCRGERAPEPLRRDLARLLGITIQTG, encoded by the coding sequence ATGAGCGAGATCGACTGTCACGAGCTCCTCCGGCAGCTGTGGACATATCTCGACGGCGAGGCCGACGCGCCGCTGTGCGAGGACCTGCAGCGCCACATCGCCCGCTGCCTGCCCTGCCGACAACACGCCGAGTTCGAGCGGCGCCTGCGCGAGATCATCCAGTACAAGTGCCGCGGCGAGCGGGCACCCGAACCGCTGCGCCGGGACCTCGCCCGCCTCCTGGGGATCACGATCCAGACCGGATAA
- the wecB gene encoding UDP-N-acetylglucosamine 2-epimerase (non-hydrolyzing), with the protein MGARLPIMTIFGTRPEAVKLAPVIARLRASDDFVPQVVVTAQHREMLDQVLRLFGIVPDRDLDIMRPEQSLFDITARAVAGLDPVLRELRPAMVLVQGDASSTFLGALAAFYHRVPIGHVEAGLRTHDKYQPFPEEMNRRLTTVLADLHFAPTPQARENLLREGVPPDRIVVTGNTVIDALLEVRGRPDLPWPPGLPALDGYRMLLVTTHRRENWGEPLRQIYLALLDLLERFPDVAVVFSVHRNPAVRRVVAEVLAGHPRAHLIEPPDYAPFVRLMADAYLILTDSGGVQEEAPALGTPVLVLREVTERPEGIAAGTVELVGTARARIVERASRLLADPAAHAAMARARNPYGDGQAARRIVDALRFWFGRAPARPDEFVP; encoded by the coding sequence ATGGGCGCACGCCTGCCCATCATGACCATCTTCGGCACCCGCCCCGAGGCGGTGAAGCTCGCGCCCGTCATCGCGCGGCTGCGCGCCAGCGACGACTTCGTCCCCCAGGTGGTCGTCACCGCCCAGCACCGCGAGATGCTCGACCAGGTGCTCCGCCTCTTTGGCATCGTCCCCGACCGGGACCTGGACATCATGCGGCCGGAGCAGTCGCTGTTCGACATCACCGCCCGGGCCGTCGCCGGGCTGGATCCCGTGCTCCGCGAGCTGCGCCCGGCCATGGTGCTGGTGCAGGGCGACGCGTCCTCGACGTTCCTGGGGGCGCTGGCCGCGTTCTACCACCGCGTGCCCATCGGCCACGTGGAGGCCGGCCTGCGCACCCACGACAAGTACCAGCCCTTCCCCGAGGAGATGAATCGCCGGCTGACGACGGTGCTGGCGGACCTGCACTTTGCGCCGACCCCGCAGGCCCGGGAGAACCTGCTGCGTGAAGGCGTCCCGCCCGACCGGATCGTGGTCACCGGGAACACGGTGATCGACGCGCTGCTGGAGGTGCGCGGCCGCCCCGACCTGCCGTGGCCGCCCGGGCTGCCGGCGCTGGACGGGTACCGGATGCTGCTGGTCACGACGCACCGGCGGGAGAACTGGGGGGAGCCGCTCCGGCAGATCTACCTGGCCCTGCTCGACCTGCTGGAACGCTTCCCCGACGTCGCGGTGGTCTTCTCGGTGCACCGCAACCCCGCGGTCCGCCGCGTCGTTGCGGAGGTCCTGGCCGGGCATCCCCGCGCGCACCTCATCGAGCCGCCCGACTACGCCCCGTTCGTCCGGCTCATGGCGGACGCGTACCTGATCCTCACGGACTCCGGTGGCGTGCAGGAGGAGGCGCCGGCGCTCGGCACGCCGGTGTTGGTGCTGCGCGAGGTCACCGAGCGCCCCGAGGGCATCGCCGCCGGGACCGTGGAGCTCGTGGGCACCGCGCGGGCGCGGATCGTGGAGCGCGCCAGCCGGCTGCTGGCCGACCCGGCGGCGCACGCCGCGATGGCCCGGGCGCGCAACCCCTACGGCGACGGGCAGGCCGCCCGCCGCATCGTCGACGCCCTGCGCTTCTGGTTCGGACGGGCACCGGCGCGGCC
- a CDS encoding ribose-phosphate pyrophosphokinase, whose protein sequence is MRDVRLKVFSGSANPALAEEVAELLDLPLGEMEVFRFADGEVSVRIGESVRGEDVFVIQPTSPPVNEHLLELLVILDALRRASAARVTAVIPYFGYARQDRKTKPREPITAKLVANLLVAAGAQRILAVDLHAGQLWGFFDIPLDHLPSRLLLAQYVRAKGLRNVVVVSPDIGGVARAREFAAELGAPIAIIDKRRDRPNQVKEVTHVIGKVYRRTAILVDDIVDTAGTLTMAAQALVARGVESVYACCAHALLSGPAAQRIAQSPIQELVVTNTVPVSATKRLDRIRVVSIAPILAEAIRRIHEDRSVSELFSPFAAPAQPVPLRMV, encoded by the coding sequence GTGAGGGACGTGCGGCTCAAGGTCTTCAGCGGGTCGGCGAACCCGGCGCTGGCCGAGGAAGTCGCCGAGCTGTTGGACCTCCCGCTGGGCGAGATGGAGGTATTCCGCTTCGCCGACGGCGAGGTGAGCGTGCGCATCGGCGAGAGCGTGCGCGGCGAGGACGTGTTCGTGATCCAGCCCACGTCGCCGCCGGTCAACGAGCACCTGCTGGAGTTGCTGGTGATCCTGGACGCGCTGCGCCGGGCATCGGCCGCCCGCGTGACCGCGGTGATCCCCTACTTCGGCTACGCGCGCCAGGATCGCAAGACGAAGCCCCGGGAGCCCATCACGGCCAAGCTGGTGGCGAACCTGCTGGTGGCGGCCGGCGCCCAGCGCATCCTGGCCGTGGACCTCCACGCCGGCCAGCTGTGGGGCTTCTTCGACATTCCCCTGGACCACCTGCCCTCGCGCCTGCTGCTGGCCCAGTACGTCCGCGCCAAGGGGCTGCGCAACGTGGTGGTGGTCTCGCCCGACATCGGCGGGGTGGCCCGGGCGCGCGAGTTCGCCGCGGAGCTGGGGGCCCCGATCGCCATCATCGACAAGCGGCGGGACCGCCCCAACCAGGTCAAGGAGGTGACCCACGTCATCGGCAAGGTCTACCGGCGCACGGCGATCCTGGTCGATGACATCGTGGACACCGCGGGGACGCTGACCATGGCGGCCCAGGCGCTGGTGGCGCGGGGCGTGGAGAGCGTCTACGCGTGCTGCGCCCACGCGCTCCTGTCGGGACCGGCGGCGCAGCGCATCGCCCAGAGCCCGATCCAGGAGCTGGTGGTGACCAACACGGTGCCGGTCTCGGCGACCAAACGGCTGGACCGCATCCGTGTCGTCTCCATCGCCCCGATCCTGGCCGAGGCGATCCGCCGGATCCACGAGGACCGCTCGGTCAGCGAGCTGTTCAGTCCCTTCGCCGCGCCCGCGCAGCCCGTCCCCCTGCGCATGGTCTGA
- a CDS encoding MraY family glycosyltransferase, producing the protein MAVPLLLALVALTVTNALTPGVRRLARRVGAIDYPGGRRINVRPTPRLGGVAIYLGFVAAALLAMVLTRPIELVQGEGGMFLRIPIVLRTDRALLGIMLGGTFLLAVGIYDDLRGLHPALKFAAMVAAAAVLIPFGLATQFVTHPLTGRTVAIGAWGAVFTVVWVVAVVNVINFIDGVDGLAAGIVAIAGTTLLLVAAHKRDVVATSLAAGLVGAALGFLRHNFNPARIFMGDSGSMFLGYVLGSLAVMGLYKSYTAISLLVPILALGVPIADAAFAIVRRARSGRPIYLPDRGHLHHRLLDRGLTQRQTVVLLYLVSAALGLGALALADINRTTAIVTLGVITVVLVVGIRQMRLLAR; encoded by the coding sequence ATGGCCGTCCCCCTCCTCCTGGCCCTGGTGGCCCTGACGGTCACCAACGCCCTGACGCCCGGGGTCCGCCGCCTGGCGCGGCGGGTGGGCGCCATCGACTACCCTGGGGGCCGCCGCATCAACGTCCGGCCCACACCGCGGCTGGGCGGGGTGGCGATCTACCTGGGCTTCGTGGCCGCCGCGCTGCTGGCCATGGTGCTGACGCGGCCGATCGAGCTGGTCCAGGGCGAGGGGGGCATGTTCCTGCGGATTCCCATCGTCCTGCGCACCGATCGGGCCCTGCTGGGCATCATGCTGGGAGGCACGTTCCTGCTGGCCGTCGGCATCTACGACGACCTGCGGGGTCTGCACCCGGCCCTGAAGTTCGCGGCCATGGTCGCGGCCGCCGCGGTGCTGATCCCCTTTGGGCTCGCCACGCAGTTCGTGACGCACCCGCTGACCGGCCGGACCGTGGCGATCGGGGCCTGGGGCGCGGTGTTCACCGTGGTGTGGGTCGTGGCCGTGGTGAACGTGATCAACTTCATCGACGGCGTCGACGGGCTCGCCGCCGGCATCGTGGCCATCGCCGGCACGACGCTGTTGCTGGTGGCGGCCCACAAGCGGGACGTTGTGGCCACGTCGCTGGCCGCCGGGCTGGTGGGCGCGGCCCTGGGGTTCCTGCGCCACAACTTCAACCCGGCCCGGATCTTCATGGGCGACTCGGGCTCGATGTTCCTGGGCTACGTGCTGGGGAGCCTGGCGGTGATGGGCCTGTACAAGTCGTACACGGCCATCTCGCTGCTGGTCCCGATCCTGGCCCTGGGCGTGCCCATCGCCGACGCGGCGTTCGCCATCGTGCGGCGTGCCCGCAGCGGGCGGCCGATCTACCTGCCGGACCGCGGCCACCTGCACCATCGGCTGCTCGACCGCGGCCTGACGCAGCGGCAGACCGTGGTGCTCCTCTACCTGGTCAGCGCGGCGCTGGGCCTCGGCGCGCTGGCGCTGGCCGACATCAACCGCACCACCGCGATAGTCACCCTGGGCGTCATCACCGTCGTCCTCGTCGTCGGCATCCGGCAGATGCGGCTGCTGGCGCGGTGA
- the glmU gene encoding bifunctional UDP-N-acetylglucosamine diphosphorylase/glucosamine-1-phosphate N-acetyltransferase GlmU yields MSQVEAIVLAAGKGKRMRSALPKVLHRLCGRPMIAYVLETLAQVGVPSPIVVVGHGADQVRAALGDGVRYVHQEEPLGTGHAVQRALPLLEGFAGTVLVLYGDVPLLRPETLETLLAHHRQQGAAVTILTDVRDDPTGYGRVLRDARGNVLRIVEETDAAPHEREVREVNAGTYAFEAAALREALRALQPANAQGEYYLTDAVDLLLRVGRTVAAVVAASSRETLGINSRRDLAEAEAALRAQLLEGLMEAGVTVIDPATTYVHAGVRVGRDTVIYPGSSLEGATVVGEGCHIGPYARLVDAELGDRVTVVASTIVQSHVGDDSRVGPYSHLRPGVRLGRGVEVGNFAEMKNSTVGDGTKVHHMSYLGDALVGARVNIGAGTITCNFDGRAKHVTVIEDGAFIGSDTMLVAPVRIGREAVTGAGAVVRRDVPPRGVAVGVPARVIRRRSDADVAAARPEPADADAASVEPR; encoded by the coding sequence ATGTCACAGGTCGAAGCCATCGTGCTCGCTGCGGGCAAGGGCAAGCGGATGCGCTCGGCCCTGCCCAAGGTGTTGCACCGGCTGTGCGGGCGTCCCATGATCGCCTACGTGCTCGAGACGCTGGCGCAGGTCGGCGTGCCGTCGCCCATCGTGGTGGTCGGCCACGGCGCCGACCAGGTGCGGGCAGCGCTGGGCGACGGCGTGCGCTACGTGCATCAGGAGGAGCCGCTGGGCACCGGGCATGCCGTCCAGCGCGCGCTGCCCTTGCTCGAAGGGTTTGCCGGCACCGTGCTGGTGCTCTACGGCGACGTGCCGCTGCTGCGGCCCGAGACGCTGGAAACGCTGCTCGCCCACCACCGCCAGCAGGGCGCGGCGGTCACGATCCTGACCGACGTCCGTGACGACCCCACGGGGTACGGCCGGGTGCTCCGCGACGCGCGCGGCAACGTGCTGCGCATCGTCGAGGAGACCGACGCCGCGCCCCACGAGCGCGAGGTCCGCGAGGTCAACGCCGGCACCTACGCCTTCGAGGCGGCGGCGCTGCGTGAGGCGCTGCGGGCCCTGCAGCCGGCCAACGCCCAGGGCGAGTACTACCTCACCGACGCCGTGGACCTGCTACTGCGCGTCGGCCGGACGGTGGCTGCGGTGGTGGCGGCCTCCAGCCGCGAGACGCTGGGCATCAACAGCCGGCGGGACCTGGCCGAGGCCGAAGCTGCGCTGCGCGCGCAGCTGCTCGAGGGGCTCATGGAGGCGGGCGTCACGGTGATCGACCCGGCGACGACCTACGTGCACGCCGGCGTGCGGGTGGGACGCGACACCGTCATCTACCCGGGCTCGAGCCTGGAAGGGGCTACGGTGGTGGGCGAGGGCTGCCACATCGGGCCCTACGCCCGGCTGGTGGACGCGGAGCTCGGCGACCGGGTCACGGTCGTGGCCTCGACCATCGTGCAGAGCCACGTGGGCGACGACAGCCGCGTGGGGCCCTACAGCCACCTGCGGCCGGGGGTGCGCCTGGGACGCGGCGTCGAGGTAGGCAACTTCGCCGAGATGAAGAACAGCACCGTGGGCGACGGCACCAAGGTCCACCACATGAGCTACCTGGGCGACGCGCTTGTCGGGGCGCGGGTCAACATCGGCGCCGGCACCATCACCTGCAACTTCGACGGCCGCGCCAAGCACGTGACGGTCATCGAGGACGGCGCGTTCATCGGCAGCGACACGATGCTGGTAGCGCCGGTGCGGATCGGGCGTGAGGCGGTCACCGGGGCCGGCGCGGTGGTGCGGCGGGACGTGCCGCCCCGGGGCGTTGCCGTGGGGGTCCCGGCCCGCGTGATCCGCCGCCGGTCCGACGCCGACGTGGCGGCGGCCCGCCCTGAGCCCGCCGATGCTGATGCGGCGTCGGTGGAGCCCCGGTGA